From the Pseudomonas sp. SORT22 genome, one window contains:
- the mreD gene encoding rod shape-determining protein MreD: MVSTRSRNGWVIWLSFLIGMLLSVSPMPQFAEVFRPMWLALLLAFWTLAVPHRVGMTTAFVLGLAEDVLYGTLLGQNALVLTLITFLVLSLQQRLRMFPMWQQSLVILVIFGLAQLIQLWLSALTGNRLPTLALIWSAVISALLWPWISYGLRGLRRRLSIN, from the coding sequence ATGGTAAGCACCCGCAGCCGTAATGGCTGGGTCATCTGGCTGAGCTTTCTGATCGGCATGCTGCTCAGCGTGTCGCCCATGCCGCAGTTCGCCGAAGTGTTCCGGCCGATGTGGCTGGCCCTGTTGCTGGCCTTCTGGACCCTGGCCGTGCCGCACCGGGTCGGGATGACCACTGCATTCGTCCTCGGCCTGGCTGAGGATGTGCTGTATGGCACCTTGCTGGGGCAGAACGCCCTGGTGCTGACCCTGATCACTTTCCTGGTGCTGTCGTTGCAACAGCGCCTGCGGATGTTCCCGATGTGGCAGCAGAGCCTGGTGATCCTGGTGATTTTCGGCCTGGCCCAGTTGATCCAGCTGTGGCTCAGCGCCCTGACCGGCAACCGCTTGCCGACCCTGGCGCTGATCTGGTCGGCGGTCATCAGCGCCTTGCTCTGGCCGTGGATCAGCTATGGCCTGCGTGGTCTGCGCCGACGCCTGAGCATCAACTGA
- the mreC gene encoding rod shape-determining protein MreC has protein sequence MGVRLLVLVVLSITLMVVDARFTLLKPMRSQMGLVLMPSYLVTDLPQRVWQGVASQFGSRTELAAENEKLKTEALLLQGRLQKLAALTEQNVRLRELLNSSALVNEKVEVAELIGVDPNPFTHRILINKGERDGVVLGQPVLDARGLMGQVVELMPYTSRVLLLTDTTHSIPVQVNRNGLRAIASGTGNPERLELRHVADTADIKEGDLLVSSGLGQRFPAGYPVATVKEVIHDSGQPFAIVRAIPTAALNRSRYLLLVFTDSRSPEQRASDAAIAQEEADRQGLPASAAAPAPGSAPAAPAAATPAPAATTPAAPATSAHPPATAAPAAPAAVPGAPVITRERH, from the coding sequence CTGGGCGTACGCCTGCTCGTGCTGGTTGTGCTGTCGATCACCCTGATGGTGGTCGACGCGCGCTTCACCCTGCTCAAGCCAATGCGTAGCCAGATGGGCCTGGTGCTGATGCCGTCCTACCTGGTTACCGATCTGCCCCAGCGCGTGTGGCAGGGGGTTGCCAGCCAGTTTGGCAGCCGTACCGAACTCGCCGCTGAAAACGAAAAACTCAAGACCGAAGCCTTGCTCCTGCAAGGTCGCCTGCAGAAGCTGGCGGCCCTGACCGAGCAGAACGTGCGCCTGCGCGAGTTGCTCAACTCCTCGGCGCTGGTCAACGAGAAGGTCGAAGTTGCTGAGCTGATCGGCGTCGATCCCAATCCTTTCACTCACCGGATCCTGATCAACAAGGGCGAGCGCGATGGCGTGGTCCTCGGTCAGCCGGTGCTCGACGCGCGTGGCCTGATGGGCCAGGTGGTCGAACTGATGCCCTACACCTCGCGGGTACTGCTGCTGACCGACACCACTCATAGCATTCCGGTGCAGGTCAACCGCAACGGCTTGCGGGCAATTGCCAGCGGTACCGGCAACCCCGAGCGCCTCGAACTGCGCCATGTAGCCGACACCGCCGACATCAAGGAAGGCGACCTGCTGGTCAGCTCCGGCCTCGGCCAGCGCTTCCCGGCCGGTTACCCGGTGGCCACGGTCAAGGAAGTGATCCACGACTCAGGCCAGCCGTTTGCCATTGTCCGGGCGATTCCGACCGCTGCGCTCAACCGCAGCCGTTACTTGCTGCTGGTGTTCACCGATAGCCGCTCGCCCGAGCAACGTGCCAGCGATGCCGCGATTGCCCAGGAAGAGGCTGATCGCCAGGGCCTGCCCGCTTCGGCGGCCGCGCCTGCGCCTGGCAGCGCCCCGGCTGCACCGGCTGCGGCCACCCCGGCGCCGGCTGCCACGACGCCAGCCGCACCGGCAACCAGTGCCCATCCGCCCGCCACGGCAGCCCCCGCAGCCCCTGCTGCGGTTCCCGGCGCGCCAGTCATTACCCGGGAGAGACACTGA
- the mreB gene encoding rod shape-determining protein MreB codes for MFKKLRGMFSSDLSIDLGTANTLIYVRERGIVLNEPSVVAIRTHGNQKSVVAVGTEAKRMLGRTPGNIAAIRPMKDGVIADFSVCEKMLQYFINKVHENSFLQPSPRVLICVPCKSTQVERRAIRESALGAGAREVFLIEEPMAAAIGAGLPVEEARGSMVVDIGGGTTEIALISLNGVVYAESVRVGGDRFDEAIVTYVRRNYGSLIGESTAERIKQEIGTAYPGGEVREVDVRGRNLAEGVPRAFTLNSNEVLEALQESLATIVQAVKSALEQSPPELASDIAERGLVLTGGGALLRDLDKLLAQETGLPVIVAEDPLTCVARGGGRALEMMDKHTMDLLSSE; via the coding sequence ATGTTCAAGAAACTGCGTGGCATGTTTTCCAGCGATCTTTCCATCGACCTGGGCACTGCCAACACCCTTATTTACGTGCGTGAGCGCGGTATCGTCCTGAATGAGCCATCGGTTGTGGCCATTCGTACTCACGGCAACCAGAAAAGTGTCGTCGCTGTCGGTACCGAGGCAAAGCGCATGCTGGGCCGTACGCCTGGCAACATTGCTGCCATTCGTCCGATGAAAGACGGCGTGATCGCCGATTTCAGCGTTTGCGAAAAAATGCTGCAGTACTTCATCAACAAGGTTCACGAAAACAGCTTCCTGCAGCCAAGCCCGCGGGTACTGATCTGCGTGCCGTGCAAATCGACCCAGGTCGAGCGCCGGGCCATTCGTGAGTCGGCGCTGGGCGCCGGTGCCCGTGAAGTGTTCCTGATCGAAGAGCCAATGGCCGCCGCCATCGGTGCCGGCCTGCCGGTCGAGGAAGCCCGCGGTTCGATGGTCGTCGATATCGGTGGTGGTACCACTGAAATCGCGCTGATCTCCTTGAACGGTGTGGTCTACGCCGAATCCGTACGAGTCGGTGGCGACCGTTTCGACGAAGCCATCGTCACCTACGTGCGCCGCAACTACGGCAGCCTGATCGGTGAGTCCACCGCCGAGCGCATCAAGCAGGAAATCGGTACCGCCTATCCGGGTGGCGAAGTTCGTGAAGTCGATGTCCGCGGCCGCAACCTGGCCGAGGGCGTGCCACGTGCCTTCACCCTGAACTCCAACGAAGTGCTGGAAGCGTTGCAGGAATCCCTGGCGACCATCGTCCAGGCGGTCAAGAGCGCCCTGGAGCAGTCGCCGCCGGAGCTGGCTTCGGACATCGCCGAGCGTGGCCTGGTGCTGACCGGTGGTGGCGCCCTGCTGCGCGACCTCGACAAGCTGCTGGCACAGGAAACCGGCCTGCCGGTAATCGTCGCCGAAGACCCGCTGACCTGCGTAGCTCGCGGTGGTGGCCGTGCCCTGGAAATGATGGACAAACACACCATGGACCTGCTCTCCAGCGAATAA
- the gatC gene encoding Asp-tRNA(Asn)/Glu-tRNA(Gln) amidotransferase subunit GatC: MALERCDVEKIAHLARLGLNEADLPRTTDALNSILGLVDQMQAVDTTGIEPLAHPLEATQRLRADVVTESNHRDSYQAIAPATENGLYLVPKVIE, translated from the coding sequence ATGGCGCTTGAACGCTGCGACGTGGAAAAGATCGCTCATTTGGCCCGACTGGGCCTGAATGAAGCCGATCTGCCACGCACTACCGATGCCCTGAACAGTATTCTGGGACTGGTCGACCAGATGCAAGCGGTCGACACCACTGGCATCGAGCCACTGGCCCACCCTCTGGAAGCCACCCAGCGCCTGCGCGCCGACGTGGTAACAGAAAGTAACCATCGCGACAGCTACCAGGCCATCGCCCCGGCGACGGAAAACGGCCTGTACCTGGTTCCGAAAGTCATCGAGTAA
- the gatA gene encoding Asp-tRNA(Asn)/Glu-tRNA(Gln) amidotransferase subunit GatA — translation MHQLTLAEIARGLADKKFSSEELTRALLARINLLDPQINSFISVTEDLAISQARAADARRAAGESGALLGAPIGHKDLFCTQGIRTSCGSKMLDNFKAPYDATVVSKLAEAGAVTLGKTNMDEFAMGSANESSYYGAVKNPWNLEHVPGGSSGGSAAAVAARLLPGATATDTGGSIRQPAALTSLTGLKPTYGRVSRWGMIAYASSLDQAGPLARTAEDCALLLQGMAGFDAKDSTSIDEPVPDYSASLNASLQGLRIGLPKEYFGAGLDPRIADLVQASVKELEKLGAVVKEISLPNMQHAIPAYYVIAPAEASSNLSRFDGVRFGYRCESPVDLTDLYKRSRGEGFGPEVQRRIMVGAYALSAGYYDAYYLQAQKIRRLIKNDFMAAFNDVDVILGPTTPNPAWKIGAKNNDPVAEYLEDFYTITANLAGVPGLSMPAGFVDGLPVGVQLLAPYFHEGRLLNVAHRYQQVTDWHTRAPNGF, via the coding sequence ATGCATCAACTGACCCTGGCCGAGATCGCCCGCGGACTCGCCGACAAGAAGTTTTCTTCCGAAGAGCTGACCCGCGCCCTGTTGGCGCGCATCAACCTGCTCGACCCGCAAATCAACAGCTTCATCAGCGTCACCGAAGACCTGGCCATCAGCCAGGCCCGGGCCGCCGACGCCCGCCGCGCCGCCGGCGAGAGCGGCGCCCTGCTCGGTGCACCGATCGGCCACAAGGACCTGTTCTGCACCCAGGGCATCCGCACCAGTTGCGGCTCGAAGATGCTCGACAACTTCAAGGCGCCGTACGACGCCACCGTGGTCAGCAAGCTGGCCGAAGCTGGCGCCGTGACCCTGGGCAAGACCAACATGGACGAATTCGCCATGGGTTCGGCCAACGAGAGCAGCTACTACGGCGCGGTGAAAAACCCGTGGAACCTCGAACACGTGCCGGGCGGTTCGTCTGGTGGCTCGGCGGCCGCGGTTGCCGCGCGCCTGCTGCCTGGCGCCACCGCTACCGACACCGGTGGTTCGATCCGACAGCCGGCAGCGCTGACCAGCCTGACCGGGCTGAAACCGACCTACGGTCGGGTTTCGCGCTGGGGCATGATTGCCTACGCCTCAAGCCTCGACCAGGCCGGCCCGCTGGCCCGCACTGCCGAAGACTGCGCGCTGCTGCTGCAAGGCATGGCCGGTTTCGACGCCAAGGACTCCACCAGCATCGACGAACCGGTGCCGGACTACAGCGCCAGCCTCAACGCCTCGCTCCAGGGCCTGCGCATCGGCCTGCCGAAGGAATACTTCGGTGCCGGCCTCGACCCGCGCATCGCCGACCTGGTCCAGGCCAGCGTCAAGGAGCTGGAAAAGCTCGGCGCGGTGGTCAAGGAAATCAGCCTGCCGAACATGCAGCACGCCATCCCGGCCTACTACGTGATCGCCCCGGCGGAGGCCTCGTCCAACCTGTCGCGTTTCGACGGTGTACGTTTCGGCTACCGCTGCGAGAGCCCGGTCGACCTCACCGACCTGTACAAGCGCTCCCGCGGCGAAGGCTTCGGCCCTGAAGTACAGCGCCGGATCATGGTCGGGGCCTACGCCCTGTCAGCCGGTTACTACGATGCCTACTACCTGCAGGCACAGAAAATCCGCCGCCTGATCAAGAACGACTTCATGGCGGCGTTCAACGACGTCGACGTGATCCTCGGCCCGACCACGCCAAACCCGGCCTGGAAGATCGGCGCCAAGAACAACGACCCGGTCGCCGAGTACCTGGAAGACTTCTACACCATCACCGCCAACCTCGCCGGCGTGCCAGGTCTGTCGATGCCGGCCGGTTTCGTCGATGGTCTGCCGGTTGGCGTGCAGCTGCTGGCACCGTATTTCCACGAAGGCCGCCTGCTCAACGTCGCGCACCGCTACCAGCAAGTGACTGACTGGCACACTCGCGCACCTAACGGCTTCTGA
- the gatB gene encoding Asp-tRNA(Asn)/Glu-tRNA(Gln) amidotransferase subunit GatB, with translation MQWEVVIGLEIHTQLATQSKIFSGSATTFGSEPNTQASLIDLGMPGVLPVLNQEAVRMACMFGLAIDAEIGQHNVFARKNYFYPDLPKGYQISQMELPIVGKGHLDIALEDGTVKRVGITRAHLEEDAGKSLHEDFSGSTGIDLNRAGTPLLEIVSEPDMRNAKEAVAYVKAIHALVRYLGICDGNMAEGSLRCDCNVSVRPKGQAEFGTRCEIKNVNSFRFIERAINTEVQRQIELIEDGGRVIQETRLYDPNKDETRSMRSKEEANDYRYFPDPDLLPVVIESAFLEEVRATLPELPPQKRERFQSQFGLSAYDANVLATSREQADYFEQVVGVCGDAKLAANWVMVELGSLLNKLGLEIDQSPVTAEHLGGMLKRILDNTISGKIAKVVFEKMAAGDGDADQIIEAEGLKQVTDSGAIEKVLDEVLAANAEQVEQYRAADEAKRGKMFGFFVGQAMKASKGKANPQQVNQLLKSKLEG, from the coding sequence ATGCAATGGGAAGTTGTCATCGGGCTGGAGATTCACACCCAGCTCGCCACCCAGTCGAAGATTTTCTCCGGCAGCGCCACCACTTTCGGCTCCGAGCCGAACACCCAGGCCAGCCTGATCGATCTGGGCATGCCCGGCGTACTGCCGGTGCTCAACCAGGAAGCGGTGCGCATGGCCTGCATGTTCGGCCTGGCCATCGATGCCGAGATCGGCCAGCACAACGTGTTCGCGCGCAAGAACTACTTCTACCCCGACCTGCCCAAGGGCTACCAGATCAGCCAGATGGAACTGCCGATCGTCGGCAAGGGCCACCTGGACATCGCCCTCGAAGACGGCACGGTCAAGCGCGTCGGCATCACCCGTGCGCACCTTGAAGAAGACGCCGGCAAGAGCCTGCACGAAGACTTCAGCGGCTCCACCGGCATCGACCTCAACCGCGCCGGCACCCCGCTGCTGGAGATCGTCTCCGAGCCGGACATGCGCAACGCCAAGGAGGCCGTGGCCTACGTCAAGGCCATCCACGCCCTGGTGCGCTACCTGGGCATCTGCGACGGCAACATGGCCGAAGGCTCGCTGCGTTGCGACTGCAACGTCTCGGTACGCCCCAAGGGCCAGGCCGAGTTCGGTACCCGCTGCGAGATCAAGAACGTCAACTCGTTCCGCTTCATCGAGCGCGCGATCAACACCGAAGTGCAGCGCCAGATCGAGCTGATCGAAGACGGCGGCCGGGTCATCCAGGAAACCCGCCTGTACGATCCGAACAAGGACGAGACCCGCTCCATGCGCAGCAAGGAGGAAGCCAACGACTACCGTTACTTCCCCGACCCGGACCTGCTGCCGGTGGTCATCGAAAGCGCCTTCCTTGAAGAGGTGCGCGCCACCTTGCCGGAACTGCCACCGCAAAAGCGTGAGCGCTTCCAGAGCCAGTTCGGCCTTTCGGCCTATGACGCCAACGTCCTGGCGACCAGCCGCGAACAGGCCGACTACTTTGAACAAGTGGTCGGTGTGTGCGGCGACGCCAAGCTTGCCGCCAACTGGGTCATGGTCGAGCTGGGCAGCCTGCTGAACAAGCTGGGCCTGGAAATCGACCAGTCGCCGGTCACTGCCGAGCACCTGGGCGGCATGCTCAAGCGCATCCTCGACAACACCATCAGCGGCAAGATTGCCAAGGTGGTGTTCGAGAAGATGGCCGCCGGCGACGGCGATGCCGACCAGATCATCGAAGCCGAGGGCCTCAAGCAGGTCACCGACAGCGGTGCGATCGAGAAGGTCCTGGACGAAGTGCTGGCCGCCAACGCCGAGCAGGTCGAGCAATACCGCGCTGCGGATGAAGCCAAGCGCGGCAAGATGTTCGGCTTCTTCGTCGGCCAGGCCATGAAAGCCTCCAAAGGCAAGGCCAACCCGCAGCAAGTGAACCAATTGCTCAAGAGCAAGCTCGAAGGGTAA
- a CDS encoding septal ring lytic transglycosylase RlpA family protein has translation MWRPLSALALFTLLAGCASHDIDPRGYDKTGTASYYGSRHHGKRTASGEPFNQHGMTAAHRSLPFGTRVKVTNLNNERSVVVRINDRGPHTRGRLIDLSRAAADKLGMIRSGTARVRVQSLSD, from the coding sequence ATGTGGCGTCCCCTCAGCGCACTCGCGCTTTTCACCCTGCTGGCCGGCTGCGCCAGCCACGATATCGACCCCCGCGGTTACGACAAGACCGGCACCGCCTCCTATTACGGCTCCCGTCACCACGGTAAGCGCACCGCCAGTGGCGAGCCTTTCAACCAGCACGGCATGACCGCCGCCCACCGCAGCCTGCCCTTCGGCACGCGGGTCAAGGTCACCAACCTCAACAACGAACGCAGCGTCGTGGTGCGCATCAACGACCGCGGCCCGCATACCCGTGGCCGGCTGATCGACCTGTCGCGCGCCGCCGCGGATAAACTCGGGATGATCCGTAGCGGAACCGCGCGCGTACGGGTACAAAGTCTCAGCGATTGA
- a CDS encoding calcium/sodium antiporter produces the protein MSIGLLLLIAGAELLVRAALRLAASLQVRPLIIGLSLVAFGSSAPQLTVSLQAAYTGAPDVAVGSVIGSNIFNILVTLGLAALIIPLRVSRQLVRLDIPLMIAASLAVYLLAFNELLGRLEGALLLCGLFGYLAILWHQSRHHARTYPSPGPRPQRGGRFWLGSVLLMLAGLGLLSLAGHLLLEAAVEVAQDLGLSERVIGLTVVAVCTSLPELATSLIAALRGEREIAVGNVIGSNLFNLLAVLGLTALVAPEPLSISPNALAFDLPVMLGVAVLALPVFYSGYRVTRAEGLVFLCLYLAYGLHVVAFTTGMPLASRLEKLMLFYALPALGALLLYTTLRAWRRQH, from the coding sequence TTGAGCATCGGCCTGCTGTTGCTGATCGCCGGCGCCGAACTGCTGGTGCGCGCCGCCCTGCGCCTGGCCGCCAGCCTGCAAGTGCGGCCATTGATCATCGGCCTGAGCCTAGTGGCATTCGGCAGCAGCGCGCCGCAACTGACCGTCAGCCTGCAGGCGGCCTACACCGGCGCGCCGGATGTCGCGGTCGGCAGCGTGATCGGCAGTAACATCTTCAACATTCTCGTGACCCTGGGCCTGGCCGCGCTGATCATCCCGCTGCGGGTCTCGCGCCAGCTGGTTCGCCTGGATATCCCGCTGATGATCGCCGCGAGCCTGGCGGTGTACCTGCTGGCCTTCAACGAACTGCTCGGGCGCCTGGAAGGAGCCCTGCTGCTGTGTGGCCTGTTCGGCTACCTGGCGATCCTCTGGCACCAGTCCCGCCACCACGCGCGCACCTACCCGTCCCCCGGACCGCGCCCGCAGCGTGGCGGCCGGTTCTGGCTCGGTAGTGTGCTGCTGATGCTGGCCGGGCTTGGCCTGCTCAGCCTGGCCGGTCATCTGCTGCTGGAGGCAGCGGTAGAGGTGGCGCAAGACCTGGGCCTGTCAGAGCGGGTCATCGGCCTGACTGTGGTCGCGGTCTGCACCTCGCTACCGGAACTGGCCACCTCGCTGATCGCCGCCCTGCGTGGCGAGCGGGAGATCGCCGTGGGCAACGTGATCGGCAGCAACCTGTTCAACCTGCTGGCGGTGCTCGGCCTGACCGCGTTGGTCGCCCCCGAGCCGCTGTCGATCTCGCCCAATGCCCTGGCCTTCGACCTGCCGGTGATGCTCGGGGTCGCGGTGCTGGCGCTGCCGGTGTTCTACTCCGGTTACCGGGTGACCCGCGCCGAAGGGCTGGTGTTCCTCTGCCTGTATCTGGCTTATGGTCTGCATGTGGTGGCCTTCACCACCGGCATGCCGCTGGCCAGCCGACTTGAAAAACTGATGCTGTTCTACGCATTGCCAGCACTGGGGGCGTTGCTGCTGTACACCACCCTGCGTGCCTGGCGCCGCCAACACTAA
- a CDS encoding carboxymuconolactone decarboxylase family protein — protein sequence MGDNNKSGEQVRRQVMGDAFVDRALSNATDFSQPLQDFVNEHAWGSVWSREGLPLKTRSLITLAALTALKCPQELKGHVRGALNNGCTVEEIREALLHCAVYAGVPAAVDAFRAAQEVIDSYPQS from the coding sequence ATGGGCGACAACAACAAATCCGGCGAACAGGTTCGCCGCCAGGTCATGGGCGATGCCTTCGTCGATCGCGCTTTGAGCAATGCCACCGACTTCAGCCAGCCGCTGCAGGACTTCGTCAACGAACATGCCTGGGGCAGCGTCTGGAGCCGCGAAGGCCTGCCGCTGAAAACCCGCAGCCTGATCACCCTCGCCGCCCTCACCGCACTCAAATGCCCGCAGGAGCTCAAGGGCCACGTGCGTGGCGCCCTGAACAACGGTTGTACGGTCGAGGAAATTCGCGAGGCGCTGCTGCACTGCGCGGTGTACGCCGGCGTGCCGGCAGCGGTCGATGCCTTTCGCGCCGCCCAGGAAGTGATCGACAGCTACCCGCAGAGCTGA
- a CDS encoding amino acid permease, with product MQEQNPPERLQRGLKNRHIQLIALGGAIGTGLFLGIAQTIQMAGPAVLLGYAIAGLMAFFIMRQLGEMVVDEPVAGSFSHFAHRYWNEFAGFVSGWNYWVVYVLVGMAELTAVGIYVQYWWPDFPTWATAAIFFVVINLINLTQVKVYGEMEFWFALVKVIAIVSMIGFGAWLLASGNGGPDASVANLWQYGGFFPNGFSGLLMAMAVIMFSFGGLELVGITAAEADNPRHSIPRATNQVVYRILIFYIGALAVLLSLYPWQKVVQGGSPFVMIFHNLDSNLVATILNVVVLTAALSVYNSCVYCNSRMLFGLASQGDAPRALLKVNRRGVPLTALGVSALATGLCVLINYLMPGEAFGLLMALAVSALVINWASISITHLKFRRAKQASGESTFYKSWGHPVTNYLCLAFIGLILVVMYLTPPIRISVMLIPAWIATLGVAFWLKKKSQKAVVVSN from the coding sequence ATGCAAGAACAGAACCCCCCAGAGCGATTACAGCGCGGGTTGAAGAATCGCCATATCCAGTTGATTGCCCTGGGTGGCGCCATCGGTACCGGCCTGTTCCTGGGTATTGCCCAGACCATCCAGATGGCCGGTCCGGCCGTGCTGCTGGGGTATGCGATTGCCGGCCTGATGGCGTTCTTTATCATGCGCCAGCTGGGCGAGATGGTGGTCGACGAGCCGGTAGCCGGCAGCTTCAGCCACTTTGCCCACCGCTACTGGAACGAGTTCGCCGGTTTTGTTTCCGGCTGGAACTACTGGGTGGTCTATGTGCTGGTCGGCATGGCCGAGCTGACGGCCGTGGGTATCTACGTGCAGTACTGGTGGCCGGACTTCCCGACCTGGGCGACGGCGGCGATCTTCTTCGTGGTGATCAACCTGATCAACCTCACCCAGGTGAAGGTCTACGGCGAAATGGAGTTCTGGTTCGCCCTGGTCAAGGTCATCGCCATCGTCAGCATGATCGGCTTTGGCGCCTGGCTGCTGGCCAGCGGCAATGGCGGGCCGGACGCCAGTGTCGCCAACCTCTGGCAGTACGGCGGCTTCTTCCCCAATGGCTTCAGCGGTTTGCTGATGGCCATGGCGGTGATCATGTTCTCCTTCGGCGGCCTGGAATTGGTCGGTATCACCGCTGCCGAAGCCGACAACCCGCGCCACAGCATTCCGCGTGCCACCAACCAGGTGGTCTATCGCATCCTGATTTTCTACATCGGCGCCCTGGCGGTGCTGCTGTCGCTGTACCCGTGGCAGAAGGTGGTGCAGGGCGGCAGCCCGTTCGTGATGATCTTCCACAACCTGGACAGCAACCTGGTAGCGACCATCCTCAACGTGGTGGTACTGACCGCCGCGCTGTCGGTGTACAACAGCTGCGTGTACTGCAACAGCCGCATGCTGTTCGGTCTGGCCAGCCAGGGTGACGCGCCGCGTGCGCTGCTCAAGGTCAACCGCCGTGGCGTGCCGCTGACGGCCCTCGGTGTTTCTGCCCTGGCCACCGGCTTGTGCGTGCTGATCAACTACCTGATGCCGGGCGAAGCCTTCGGCCTGCTGATGGCCCTGGCGGTTTCGGCGCTGGTGATCAACTGGGCCAGCATCAGCATTACCCACCTTAAATTCCGCCGCGCCAAGCAGGCGTCGGGCGAGTCGACCTTCTACAAGAGCTGGGGCCACCCGGTGACCAACTACCTGTGCCTGGCGTTCATCGGGCTGATTCTGGTGGTGATGTACCTGACCCCGCCGATCCGCATTTCGGTGATGTTGATCCCGGCCTGGATCGCCACCCTGGGTGTGGCGTTCTGGCTGAAGAAGAAAAGTCAGAAGGCCGTCGTCGTCAGCAACTGA
- a CDS encoding AEC family transporter, whose translation MLALFIQTLNITAPVFAMLFMGVLLKRIKAINDGFIHTASSLVFNVCMPALLFLGIYHADLTAAVKPGLLVFFVVATLGSFALAWGFALWRCPREDRGIYTQGGFRGNNGVIGLALAASMYGDYGISLGAILAGLVILLYNSLSSVVLAVYSPSMKSDPWSICKSILRNPLIISVLLATPMAYGQVPLPNWLLTSGDYLAQMTLPLALICIGGTLSLASLRESGGLAVSASLVKMIWLPVIGTLAAWLCGFRGAELGILFLYIGSPTAAASYVMARAANGNHELAASIIVITTLMAAITTNIGIFLLQWGGWI comes from the coding sequence ATGCTCGCCCTCTTTATCCAGACGCTGAACATCACGGCGCCGGTGTTCGCCATGCTGTTCATGGGCGTGCTGCTCAAACGCATCAAGGCCATCAACGATGGCTTCATCCACACCGCCTCGTCGCTGGTGTTCAACGTGTGCATGCCGGCTCTGCTGTTTTTGGGGATCTACCACGCCGACCTGACGGCGGCGGTCAAGCCCGGGCTGCTGGTGTTCTTCGTGGTCGCCACCCTGGGCAGTTTTGCCCTGGCCTGGGGCTTCGCCCTGTGGCGCTGCCCGCGTGAAGACCGCGGCATCTACACCCAGGGCGGCTTTCGCGGCAACAACGGGGTTATCGGCCTGGCACTGGCGGCAAGCATGTATGGCGATTACGGCATTTCGCTGGGGGCGATCCTCGCCGGCCTGGTGATACTGCTGTACAACTCGCTGTCGTCGGTGGTGCTGGCGGTGTACAGCCCGAGCATGAAGTCCGACCCCTGGAGCATCTGCAAGAGTATCCTGCGCAACCCGCTGATCATCAGCGTGCTGCTCGCCACGCCCATGGCCTACGGGCAAGTGCCGCTGCCCAACTGGTTGCTGACCTCCGGTGATTACCTGGCGCAGATGACCCTGCCGCTGGCATTGATCTGCATTGGCGGTACCCTGTCGCTGGCGTCACTGCGCGAAAGCGGTGGCCTGGCGGTCAGCGCCAGCCTGGTGAAGATGATCTGGTTGCCGGTGATCGGCACCCTGGCGGCCTGGCTTTGCGGCTTTCGCGGCGCGGAGCTGGGTATCCTGTTCCTGTACATCGGCAGCCCGACCGCCGCGGCCAGTTATGTGATGGCCCGCGCGGCCAACGGTAACCATGAACTGGCCGCCTCGATCATCGTAATTACTACGCTGATGGCCGCCATAACCACGAATATCGGCATTTTCCTCTTGCAGTGGGGCGGCTGGATCTAG